From a single Micromonospora pallida genomic region:
- a CDS encoding DEAD/DEAH box helicase: MVARRPSKTPLVTPTSFADLGVPGHLVAALEQAGISTPFPIQAATLPDSLAGRDVLGRGRTGSGKTYAFALPVLARLSAATSLRLPGRPRSLILAPTRELATQIEATIAPLATALSLRTLTIFGGVNARPQVGALRAGVDILIACPGRLADHVSNGHAILDAVEVTVLDEADHMADLGFLPVVRRLLDKTPPRSQRLLFSATLDAGVDVLVRRYLSNPVTHSVDSAMSPVAAMTHHVLRVRHDDRLPVLIDLTAAPGRTLVFTRTKRGAKKLTSQLVASGVPAVELHGNLAQNARTRNLAAFSAGDARTLVATDIAARGIHVDDVALVIHADPPAEHKAYLHRSGRTARAGASGTVVTLMTDDQVTDVRDLTRQAGINPTITRLGPGDSLLTELAPGERRFVTPPVATTAPHHGRGHSATRRPDPRTATGGSTASATRGGGSESRRASAAETTSATRGAAAFSSGARVGSRRGQR; the protein is encoded by the coding sequence ATGGTGGCACGCCGCCCCAGCAAGACACCCCTTGTCACACCCACCTCCTTCGCCGACCTTGGCGTGCCCGGCCACCTGGTCGCCGCGCTCGAGCAGGCGGGCATCAGCACGCCATTCCCGATCCAGGCCGCGACGCTCCCGGATTCACTCGCCGGACGCGACGTGCTGGGTCGTGGCAGGACGGGATCGGGCAAGACATACGCCTTCGCTCTCCCGGTCCTCGCCCGGCTCTCGGCCGCCACGTCTCTGCGGCTGCCCGGCCGCCCGCGCTCGCTCATTCTGGCGCCCACTCGCGAGCTGGCGACCCAGATCGAAGCGACGATCGCACCGCTGGCCACCGCGCTGTCGCTGCGGACCCTGACGATCTTCGGTGGGGTGAACGCGCGGCCGCAGGTCGGTGCACTGCGTGCCGGGGTCGATATCCTCATCGCCTGTCCCGGCCGGCTCGCCGACCACGTTTCGAACGGCCACGCGATCCTCGACGCCGTCGAGGTCACGGTGCTCGACGAGGCGGACCACATGGCCGACCTGGGCTTCCTGCCGGTCGTACGGCGACTCCTCGACAAGACACCGCCCCGCTCCCAGCGGCTGCTGTTCTCGGCGACGCTCGACGCGGGCGTCGACGTCCTCGTGCGGCGGTACCTCTCCAACCCAGTCACCCACAGCGTCGACTCCGCGATGTCCCCGGTCGCCGCGATGACCCACCACGTGCTCCGGGTGCGTCACGATGACCGGCTCCCCGTCCTGATCGACCTGACGGCCGCCCCGGGGCGAACGCTCGTATTCACCCGCACCAAGCGGGGCGCCAAGAAGCTGACCAGTCAACTGGTCGCCTCGGGGGTGCCCGCCGTGGAACTGCACGGCAACCTGGCGCAGAACGCCCGCACCCGCAATCTGGCAGCGTTCTCCGCCGGCGACGCCCGCACGCTCGTCGCGACCGACATCGCGGCGCGCGGAATCCACGTCGACGACGTAGCTCTCGTGATCCACGCCGACCCGCCCGCCGAGCACAAGGCATACCTGCACCGCTCGGGGCGGACCGCGCGTGCCGGAGCGAGCGGCACCGTCGTCACCCTGATGACCGACGATCAGGTCACCGACGTGCGCGACCTCACCCGCCAGGCCGGCATCAACCCGACGATCACCCGGCTTGGCCCCGGTGACTCGCTGCTCACCGAACTCGCCCCGGGTGAGCGTCGCTTCGTGACGCCTCCCGTAGCGACGACGGCGCCACATCACGGACGAGGCCACAGCGCCACGCGGCGCCCGGATCCGCGCACAGCGACGGGCGGATCGACCGCCAGCGCAACGCGCGGGGGAGGCTCCGAAAGTCGTCGGGCGAGCGCCGCGGAAACCACGTCAGCGACACGGGGCGCGGCGGCGTTCTCTTCCGGCGCGCGGGTTGGTAGCCGGCGCGGTCAGCGCTGA
- a CDS encoding DUF4193 domain-containing protein, translating into MSKPIDYDAPRRPAVDVEDDSLEELKARGAAPQSARVDLDEAEAAENFELPGADLSGEELTVAVVPMQPDEFRCARCYLVHHRSQLAARADGRDVCQECS; encoded by the coding sequence ATGAGCAAGCCCATCGATTACGACGCACCGCGCCGACCGGCCGTTGACGTTGAAGACGACAGCCTGGAGGAACTCAAGGCGCGCGGCGCGGCGCCGCAGTCAGCGAGAGTCGACCTCGACGAGGCCGAGGCCGCCGAGAACTTCGAGCTGCCCGGCGCGGACCTGTCCGGCGAGGAACTGACCGTGGCGGTCGTGCCAATGCAGCCGGACGAGTTTCGATGCGCGCGCTGCTACCTGGTGCACCACCGCAGCCAGCTCGCCGCGCGGGCCGACGGCCGGGACGTCTGCCAGGAGTGCTCCTGA
- a CDS encoding VanZ family protein has translation MALITVAVLPLAALAVWALARRRSATGTTSAWRMSLAEVGIVYGTVPWVWMIMLPGAQAGAVPGRVSLVPLKDLLTVVAGEPLTVTVQVVGNLLVFAALGVFAPLRFAALASVPRILALAAGCSVLVETAQYVLRLDRVSSVDDVLLNTAGAGLAALASRRWWRTTAGSAWCG, from the coding sequence GTGGCCGTACTGCCGTTGGCCGCGCTGGCGGTGTGGGCTCTGGCCCGTCGTCGGAGTGCCACCGGCACCACGTCGGCGTGGCGGATGTCGCTGGCCGAGGTCGGCATCGTCTACGGGACGGTGCCGTGGGTATGGATGATCATGTTGCCGGGCGCCCAGGCCGGCGCCGTCCCCGGTCGGGTGAGCCTGGTACCGCTGAAGGATCTGCTCACAGTCGTCGCCGGCGAGCCGCTGACGGTGACCGTTCAGGTCGTCGGCAACCTGCTGGTGTTCGCGGCGCTAGGGGTCTTCGCCCCGCTACGGTTCGCGGCGCTGGCGTCGGTACCGCGGATCCTGGCGCTCGCGGCAGGCTGCTCGGTCCTGGTCGAGACCGCGCAGTACGTCCTGCGGCTGGACCGGGTGTCCTCCGTGGACGACGTACTGCTCAACACCGCCGGTGCCGGGCTGGCCGCGCTGGCGTCGCGCCGCTGGTGGCGCACTACGGCCGGGTCAGCGTGGTGCGGTTGA